The window TTCAAACTTTTTCCAGAATCATCGTCTCCAGCATCATTTCTAGGCGGCACAGGAAGCGGCGTACCTCCATCAGAATCTTTTCCAGGACAAAAAGGACAAGGACATCCGTCATCAACCATTACCATCTCTGTTTCAGACGCAGGCTGAAACCCATTGCTCAATAAATCTCATAAAAACTCTTTTGTTTAGGCTCCTACACCTAAACTTAAATTTAGTATTATATTAAGTATAGCATACTTTATTTATTTGTCAAGTGTTTATTTTAGAAATTTGCAATTTTTATTTATTTATTTTAGAGAACTCCAAGACCGCAAAGGTTAATTGAAGACTTGGTTATAAAAACTCCCTTTAAAATTCCTTTGCGTCCTTCGCGGTTAAATTAAATGGCAAACAAAAAAATAGGGCTTCCTTATCTCCTTTTAAAACTTGTACAGAAAAGTCCATAACCTTACCCGCTTTTACAAGCCGCTCCGCAAGATTTGTACCGTGAGTATCGGTTCCGGCAATTTCACGAATTGATGTTACAGAGTATTTTGCTTTGTAGTTCGAAGCAACCATAGCAAGACAAGCCGCTCCGCAATCGGTGCCGTCTAATTGGGTGATTAAACGCATTCGTTTTAAAGCAACTTCTCCGGTGTTATTTGCACCGTTTTTTCTTTACCGTTGCCGTCAATATAGGTTATTTTTAAGTTACTGCTCCCGCCTATCAATATTTTTATTCCCTCTATATTGTATTCCGACACCTCTTTTGAATTTAACCTAGTAATTATAGTACCCGGTCTAAGTCCTGCTTCCCATGCAGGAGAATTTTCTATAAGCGAAGTTACAATAAGG is drawn from Treponema pedis and contains these coding sequences:
- a CDS encoding cysteine peptidase family C39 domain-containing protein — translated: MRLITQLDGTDCGAACLAMVASNYKAKYSVTSIREIAGTDTHGTNLAERLVKAGKVMDFSVQVLKGDKEALFFCLPFNLTAKDAKEF